The Thermogemmata fonticola genome has a window encoding:
- a CDS encoding nucleotidyltransferase family protein, with amino-acid sequence MAPASILTPKGGVQVIAVVPAAGQSERMGQPKLLLPWGRQTVIEAVVAALQAGGVDRVLVVVGPKMEAIAERATAAGALIHHLATPTPDMRSTVEQGLAYLQRQKLLQEQDGWLLAPADHPTLSPRIVRQLLGMFAADSAIEMSDPPAPVPEEHSSTRRVILVPVYQGRRGHPLLLSARCIPALQALPPNQGINALLRHPAVQVREVPCDDPATLDDLDTPLDYVRLRERIFPG; translated from the coding sequence ATGGCGCCAGCATCCATCCTGACTCCCAAAGGCGGAGTCCAAGTGATCGCCGTGGTCCCTGCTGCGGGCCAAAGCGAGCGGATGGGGCAGCCGAAACTGTTGCTGCCCTGGGGCCGCCAAACCGTGATCGAAGCGGTGGTGGCTGCGTTGCAGGCGGGGGGAGTCGATAGGGTCCTGGTAGTCGTCGGGCCGAAGATGGAAGCGATCGCCGAGCGAGCCACAGCAGCGGGGGCCTTGATCCACCATCTTGCCACACCCACTCCCGATATGCGAAGTACTGTGGAGCAGGGATTGGCTTATCTCCAAAGGCAAAAACTGCTCCAGGAACAGGACGGCTGGCTGCTGGCCCCTGCCGACCATCCCACACTGTCTCCCCGAATTGTCCGCCAATTGCTCGGAATGTTTGCTGCCGATTCCGCGATAGAAATGAGCGATCCGCCCGCACCCGTCCCGGAGGAACACTCCTCCACCCGCCGCGTGATTCTGGTTCCCGTTTATCAAGGACGGCGCGGCCATCCTCTGCTATTGTCCGCTCGCTGCATTCCAGCTCTTCAAGCCTTGCCCCCAAATCAGGGCATCAACGCCCTTCTACGCCATCCGGCAGTGCAGGTGCGTGAAGTCCCTTGTGATGATCCGGCCACCCTGGATGACCTGGAT
- a CDS encoding XdhC family protein has protein sequence MRSVLDELIAARERGLECVYCQVVETRGSTPQKAGAVMLVYADGRQAGTLGGGCIEADVKRRALARLHDQAPPLLCTFTLDGDYGWDDGLICGGRMTILIHPLSARTDPDSLALRYYRHLHSLVQGGKGHWEAVALESTPHGPAASRWLFDHQANLVAWWGGAAVAAPEVVANFLAHKPANVTVGTAATLRRATVRQGIAWLPTPRRKTLLIVGGGHVGQATAQLAAAADFDIWVLDDRERYASADRFPQAQRRLVGPIGATLQELAPTLTEDVYAVIVTRGHNHDEEALFHLAGTACGYVGMIGSRRKIRLIFEDLQRRGIPAEALQRVRAPLGWPIGSQSVMEIAISIVAELIAWRNLGPESTRRMYAQLCSDPEQDCGLSEDVSCPTAPIAREGK, from the coding sequence ATGCGTTCCGTGCTCGATGAACTGATAGCCGCACGGGAACGAGGGCTGGAGTGTGTTTATTGCCAAGTGGTGGAAACACGAGGGAGCACGCCGCAGAAAGCGGGTGCGGTGATGCTCGTGTATGCGGATGGCCGCCAAGCGGGCACCTTGGGAGGCGGATGCATCGAAGCGGATGTCAAGCGGCGTGCCTTGGCTCGGTTGCATGATCAGGCCCCGCCGTTGCTCTGCACCTTTACGCTCGATGGCGACTATGGCTGGGACGATGGCCTGATCTGCGGCGGGCGCATGACTATTCTCATTCATCCCCTCAGTGCACGTACCGATCCGGACTCTTTGGCTCTCCGGTACTACCGTCATCTCCACAGTCTGGTTCAAGGAGGCAAGGGACATTGGGAAGCGGTGGCGCTCGAATCGACGCCGCACGGGCCGGCCGCCAGCCGCTGGTTGTTCGACCATCAGGCCAATTTGGTCGCCTGGTGGGGGGGCGCCGCGGTGGCTGCGCCGGAGGTCGTGGCGAATTTTTTGGCCCATAAACCGGCCAACGTCACCGTCGGAACCGCGGCTACCCTGCGTCGGGCCACCGTCCGGCAAGGGATTGCCTGGCTTCCTACACCGCGGCGGAAAACCTTGTTGATCGTCGGCGGCGGACACGTGGGACAAGCCACAGCTCAACTGGCAGCGGCGGCTGATTTTGACATTTGGGTGCTGGACGACCGCGAACGCTATGCCAGTGCCGATCGTTTCCCCCAGGCGCAACGCCGTCTGGTCGGTCCCATCGGAGCGACCCTCCAGGAACTGGCCCCGACCCTGACAGAGGATGTGTATGCCGTTATCGTCACACGCGGACACAACCATGACGAAGAGGCACTCTTCCATTTGGCTGGCACAGCCTGCGGTTACGTCGGCATGATCGGCAGCCGGCGCAAAATCCGCTTGATCTTTGAGGACCTCCAGCGGCGCGGTATTCCGGCAGAAGCCTTGCAGCGGGTCCGCGCTCCCCTCGGCTGGCCCATCGGGTCTCAGTCCGTTATGGAAATTGCCATCAGTATCGTCGCGGAACTGATCGCCTGGCGCAACCTGGGGCCGGAATCCACCCGCCGCATGTATGCTCAGCTCTGCTCGGATCCGGAACAGGATTGCGGTTTGTCTGAAGACGTATCCTGTCCGACGGCCCCCATCGCTCGTGAAGGAAAATAG